A genome region from Chryseobacterium sp. G0186 includes the following:
- a CDS encoding M12 family metallopeptidase, translating to MELHKKILLGSFISMAMVSCNTTNDNVESIPQEQSRSELLAIPTADIPAGFEQTQMCKDVYLPGEDNTSSRGAVITNKKWPNGSVITVSLNGGTTKVRNKVMQYAKEWSQYANITFNFVTSGTAQIRVTFTPNAGSYSYIGKDALSIASNKETMNFGWFNDSTSDAEFSRTTIHEFGHALGMIHEHQHPLAAIPWDKPKVYAYYAGYPNYWTQAQVDNNLFAKYSTSQTQYSAYDKLSIMHYSISSTLTTNGFSVGNNTVLSATDKQFIATVYPK from the coding sequence ATGGAATTACACAAGAAGATCTTATTAGGATCATTTATTTCAATGGCTATGGTATCATGTAATACTACAAATGATAACGTAGAATCAATCCCACAAGAACAATCACGTTCAGAATTGCTAGCCATACCTACAGCAGATATTCCTGCAGGTTTTGAACAAACGCAAATGTGCAAAGATGTTTATCTTCCCGGAGAAGATAATACATCATCAAGGGGAGCTGTTATCACCAATAAAAAATGGCCCAATGGCAGTGTTATTACTGTGAGTCTTAATGGAGGTACCACTAAAGTTCGTAACAAAGTGATGCAATATGCTAAAGAATGGTCTCAATATGCTAATATCACCTTTAATTTTGTTACCAGTGGAACAGCACAGATCCGTGTTACTTTCACTCCGAACGCAGGATCTTATTCGTATATAGGAAAAGATGCTCTTAGTATTGCTTCGAATAAGGAAACCATGAACTTCGGTTGGTTTAATGATTCAACAAGTGATGCAGAATTCAGCAGAACAACCATTCATGAATTTGGACATGCACTTGGGATGATACATGAACATCAGCATCCTTTAGCTGCTATTCCATGGGATAAACCAAAAGTATATGCATACTATGCAGGATATCCAAATTACTGGACTCAAGCTCAGGTAGACAATAATCTTTTTGCAAAATATTCTACCTCACAAACACAATACAGTGCATACGATAAGCTTTCCATTATGCATTATAGCATCAGTTCAACACTGACAACAAACGGATTCAGTGTTGGTAATAATACAGTGTTATCTGCTACAGACAAGCAATTCATTGCAACAGTATATCCAAAGTAA
- a CDS encoding TonB-dependent receptor, protein MNKKIQLLSILFLGISSVAFSQIKEEKLVLNKKREPEVKKIEKKKTSVETIKNYPPEEKSQNPVKYNITDVPAVSDFKTSTIQGEDVAPKFDATAQNNYVQFGMGNYGKILLDGNVSKTLENKFEVGADVHLLSTSGLKNDYDWKSKQTSASIGAFLNSYGEKGKFNINAEYGLNNYNYYGIYALEPSADVDLKQKVNQFKVNGYYDFYSNEILNDVRVKSSFLKDHFDAQENQVSILANFSKHAVELGKSGINLNADLGVGLEAVKTDFEIGDKNSSNFFNADLAPKVTFRKGESYLMLGSSFSFLNAKNSNNQMEQMKNNKSYWFPKAEFQFAAAKEFKFYGGVDGGLKLNTYGDLLQANPYVLSDQYLKPTETKYHFYVGLRGDIDETLKYDFSAGFGKMKDIMFFKANGLFDNVYTLNRSAYDFANTFSAVYDDGNVSDIKGSVQYFPLENLMIDGEVRFTKYNLKNYENIYNVPLLNASIGAKYTMLDKKLLLGFKGIFASDRTTNSYAIEGVGSPAMIFQSTENTNDKVGGYADLNLSAEYKIHKNFSIFALGNNLLSSKYQTYKGYKVLGAQILGGVKITF, encoded by the coding sequence ATGAACAAGAAAATTCAATTATTATCCATATTATTTTTAGGGATTTCGTCGGTAGCGTTTTCCCAGATCAAGGAGGAAAAACTGGTTCTTAATAAAAAGAGAGAGCCGGAGGTGAAGAAGATCGAAAAGAAGAAGACTTCTGTGGAAACCATCAAAAACTATCCGCCGGAAGAGAAATCCCAGAACCCTGTAAAATATAATATTACAGATGTTCCTGCAGTTTCAGACTTCAAGACTTCTACGATTCAGGGGGAAGATGTTGCTCCAAAGTTTGATGCAACAGCACAAAATAACTACGTTCAGTTTGGAATGGGTAACTATGGAAAGATTCTGCTGGACGGAAATGTTTCCAAGACCCTTGAAAACAAGTTTGAAGTAGGAGCGGATGTTCATTTGCTTTCAACCAGTGGTCTTAAAAATGATTATGACTGGAAATCAAAACAAACTTCAGCCAGTATCGGAGCTTTTCTGAATTCCTATGGAGAAAAAGGAAAATTCAACATCAATGCTGAATATGGGTTGAATAATTACAACTATTATGGGATCTATGCCCTGGAACCTTCTGCTGATGTAGATTTGAAGCAAAAGGTCAATCAGTTCAAGGTCAACGGATATTATGATTTTTACTCTAATGAAATTTTAAATGACGTAAGGGTAAAATCTTCATTTCTAAAGGATCATTTCGATGCTCAGGAGAATCAGGTGTCCATTCTGGCGAATTTTTCTAAGCATGCTGTTGAACTAGGGAAGTCCGGAATCAATCTGAATGCGGATTTAGGAGTAGGTTTAGAAGCGGTGAAAACAGATTTTGAAATAGGAGATAAGAATTCTTCTAATTTCTTTAATGCGGATTTAGCTCCAAAGGTGACCTTTAGAAAAGGAGAATCCTATTTGATGCTTGGGTCTTCATTCTCTTTCCTGAATGCAAAGAACTCCAATAATCAGATGGAGCAGATGAAGAATAATAAGTCTTATTGGTTTCCAAAAGCTGAATTCCAGTTTGCTGCCGCGAAAGAATTTAAGTTCTATGGTGGGGTAGACGGTGGTCTTAAGCTCAATACATATGGAGATCTTTTACAGGCCAATCCATATGTCCTTTCTGATCAGTATTTAAAGCCTACGGAAACGAAATATCATTTTTATGTAGGATTAAGAGGAGATATTGACGAAACCTTAAAGTATGACTTCTCTGCAGGATTTGGAAAAATGAAAGATATTATGTTCTTTAAGGCAAACGGTCTTTTTGATAACGTATATACCTTAAACCGTTCTGCTTATGATTTCGCCAACACATTCTCTGCAGTGTATGATGACGGAAATGTAAGTGATATCAAGGGAAGTGTACAGTACTTTCCACTGGAAAACTTAATGATTGACGGTGAAGTAAGATTTACCAAGTACAACTTGAAGAACTATGAGAATATTTATAACGTTCCATTGCTAAATGCTAGCATTGGTGCAAAATATACGATGCTTGACAAGAAATTGTTGTTAGGTTTCAAAGGAATTTTTGCAAGTGACAGAACAACAAACTCTTATGCAATAGAGGGTGTAGGAAGTCCTGCCATGATTTTCCAGTCTACAGAGAACACAAACGATAAAGTTGGTGGCTATGCTGATTTAAATCTTTCCGCAGAGTATAAAATTCACAAAAATTTCAGTATTTTCGCACTCGGAAATAATCTTCTAAGCTCAAAATACCAGACGTACAAAGGATATAAGGTCCTTGGGGCTCAAATTTTGGGAGGAGTAAAGATTACGTTCTAG
- a CDS encoding tetratricopeptide repeat protein, with product MKSKKILLAAAVIYFGISDAQQSQYFTQKENYRFNLAENLYQTKIYNASQYEYARQYFYNQNLSRSKKEAAQFFDNVIGVILQKNHAEEGLTAFMKEYPNSAYFAQANLPLADYYLAKKDFDKALETLKKVNQYQLSKEENTQYILKLGYAKFMMGDSKGATDALEEAYKTADQSQKGDIAYMLGHLYYSNRQNDKAFEYFDSIKDQDKFSKLVRPYYVQMYYNDKNYDKAISEGNALLNENISESYKAEVHKIIGESYFMKNDYTSAYPHLKDYLNVQQNPSENDLYEMGFVAAQLKKYDEAVSYYNQLLNSNSALAQNAYYQLGNAYLAVDKKQEALSAFRSSYQMDYDPKVKKLAHEQYAKLGYDIGNPFESPSAVIQSYINDNQNASNASEMRSLLVKSYLYSGNYKETLNAIDKLQSSTPDINKVDQEVSYLLGTEEFNKGNYDEAEKYFLRSLGFNINKEFNSRALYWLAQVYYQKGNYPSAIVRYEKLLNETFPEKQQLPYDLGYAYFKSKKFDQAQAYFKQYLSNPKPEFKNDAELRLADIHYANNDLNEAIAIYDKNEDATDYTVYQKAMALGFKGDTQAKINNLKNLLSKYPDSEYYDDAQYEIGTAYAAQDDFANSNDYFGKVIKTSSDKDLIANASIYRAQNYIDQNQNDKALSELKSLGEQYKNTAYAAKVVQAAKPIFTKNGDVSGYESFARNIGVNVDASEIDEINLSTGKQYFSKKDYKNAISYYEKYLTQNPTGEGLYQAKYELGESYYQTNNSTKALLVLQEVAVIQNDYQDDAQTRLAQIFLAQGNTTEAKKYLEGIKNSSNIGIKNYANVELMKLYAEENNFSEAEKLANAVIANSKNSAAVIEAAKVIKARSLMNSGKDKDAQSAYVSLEKSSNTSVAAEAFYAKAYYQNKGKAFKSSNETIFKLANNYASEEYWGAKALVLMAKNYIGLKDNYQASYTCDQIIANYKDFPEIIAEAKEVKKQIKK from the coding sequence ATGAAATCAAAAAAAATACTTTTAGCGGCTGCGGTCATTTACTTCGGAATTTCCGATGCTCAACAGTCCCAATATTTTACACAGAAAGAAAATTACAGATTCAATCTAGCTGAAAATCTTTATCAGACAAAAATATACAACGCTTCCCAATACGAATATGCAAGACAATACTTCTATAATCAGAATTTGTCTCGTTCGAAAAAGGAAGCGGCTCAGTTTTTTGACAATGTGATAGGGGTTATTCTTCAGAAAAATCATGCTGAAGAAGGGTTGACTGCTTTCATGAAAGAATATCCAAACTCTGCTTACTTTGCTCAGGCCAATCTTCCCCTGGCGGATTATTATCTGGCAAAAAAAGATTTTGATAAAGCATTGGAAACCCTGAAAAAGGTGAACCAGTATCAGCTTTCAAAAGAGGAGAATACACAGTATATTCTGAAATTGGGATATGCAAAATTTATGATGGGAGACTCTAAAGGAGCTACAGATGCTCTGGAAGAAGCCTATAAAACAGCAGATCAATCTCAAAAAGGAGATATTGCTTACATGTTGGGACATTTGTATTACAGCAACAGACAAAATGATAAAGCTTTCGAATATTTTGATTCCATTAAGGATCAGGATAAATTCTCAAAGCTGGTGCGTCCTTATTATGTACAGATGTACTATAATGATAAAAACTATGATAAGGCTATTTCTGAAGGAAATGCATTATTGAACGAAAATATTTCAGAATCCTATAAAGCAGAGGTTCATAAAATCATCGGGGAGAGTTACTTTATGAAAAATGACTATACTTCTGCCTATCCGCATTTGAAAGACTATCTGAATGTACAGCAGAATCCGTCTGAAAATGACCTTTATGAAATGGGATTCGTTGCAGCACAGCTTAAAAAGTATGATGAGGCGGTTTCTTACTACAACCAACTTCTTAACAGCAATTCAGCATTGGCACAGAATGCTTATTATCAATTAGGAAATGCTTATCTGGCTGTTGATAAAAAGCAGGAAGCCCTTTCAGCATTCCGTTCTTCTTACCAGATGGATTATGATCCAAAGGTAAAAAAGCTGGCTCACGAGCAGTATGCTAAATTAGGATATGATATCGGTAATCCGTTTGAAAGTCCGTCTGCGGTTATTCAAAGCTATATCAATGACAATCAGAACGCTTCTAATGCTTCAGAAATGAGGTCGTTATTGGTAAAATCATATTTATATTCCGGAAATTATAAGGAAACGCTGAATGCAATCGACAAGCTGCAGAGCTCTACTCCTGATATCAATAAAGTGGATCAGGAAGTTTCTTATCTATTGGGAACAGAAGAATTCAATAAAGGGAATTATGATGAAGCTGAAAAATATTTCTTAAGAAGTCTTGGGTTCAATATCAATAAAGAATTTAACAGCAGAGCTTTATATTGGCTGGCTCAGGTATATTACCAAAAAGGAAATTACCCGTCTGCTATTGTTCGTTACGAAAAACTTCTTAACGAAACCTTCCCTGAAAAGCAGCAATTACCTTATGATTTAGGATATGCGTATTTTAAATCCAAGAAATTTGATCAGGCACAGGCTTACTTCAAGCAATACCTTTCCAATCCGAAGCCTGAATTTAAAAATGATGCAGAACTTCGTTTAGCAGATATTCATTATGCGAATAACGATCTGAATGAAGCGATTGCTATCTACGATAAAAATGAAGACGCTACAGACTACACCGTATATCAAAAAGCCATGGCTTTAGGGTTTAAAGGTGATACTCAGGCGAAGATCAACAACCTGAAAAACCTTTTATCGAAATATCCGGATTCCGAATATTACGATGATGCACAATATGAAATAGGAACAGCATATGCGGCTCAGGATGATTTTGCCAATTCCAATGATTATTTTGGAAAGGTAATCAAAACATCTTCAGATAAAGATCTGATTGCAAATGCTTCTATTTACAGAGCTCAGAATTATATTGATCAAAACCAGAATGACAAGGCACTTTCTGAATTGAAATCTCTGGGTGAGCAATATAAAAATACAGCCTACGCTGCAAAAGTTGTTCAGGCGGCAAAACCTATTTTCACGAAGAACGGGGATGTTTCAGGATATGAAAGCTTTGCAAGAAATATTGGAGTAAATGTTGATGCTTCTGAAATAGATGAGATCAACCTATCTACCGGTAAACAATACTTCTCTAAGAAAGATTATAAGAATGCCATTTCTTATTATGAAAAGTACCTGACACAGAATCCTACAGGAGAAGGATTGTACCAGGCGAAGTATGAATTGGGAGAAAGTTATTATCAAACTAACAATTCAACAAAAGCTTTACTTGTGTTGCAGGAAGTAGCTGTAATTCAGAATGATTACCAGGATGATGCACAAACTCGTTTAGCTCAAATCTTCTTAGCTCAGGGGAATACAACTGAAGCGAAGAAGTATCTGGAAGGCATTAAAAACTCTTCCAATATCGGTATTAAAAATTATGCAAATGTTGAGTTAATGAAGCTGTATGCAGAAGAAAATAATTTCTCAGAAGCTGAAAAATTAGCCAATGCCGTAATTGCCAATTCTAAAAACTCGGCTGCTGTGATTGAAGCGGCAAAAGTGATTAAGGCAAGAAGTCTGATGAATTCAGGAAAGGATAAAGATGCTCAATCTGCTTATGTTTCCCTTGAAAAATCATCAAATACATCAGTGGCTGCAGAGGCATTCTATGCAAAAGCTTACTATCAGAATAAAGGTAAGGCATTCAAGTCTTCCAATGAAACGATCTTTAAGCTTGCGAATAACTATGCATCAGAAGAATATTGGGGCGCTAAGGCCTTGGTATTGATGGCGAAAAATTATATCGGCCTGAAAGACAACTACCAGGCAAGTTATACATGTGATCAGATCATTGCCAACTATAAAGATTTCCCTGAAATTATTGCGGAGGCGAAAGAGGTTAAAAAGCAGATTAAAAAGTAA